The Hyphomicrobium sp. MC1 genome window below encodes:
- the nspC gene encoding carboxynorspermidine decarboxylase, with translation MSDLSKLNLQSFDWAQSIATPSYVLDVAALKRNLARAAEVKREAGCKILLATKAFALPAAFPIMREVLDGTTASGEYEARLGHDEFGKEVHVYSPAYAPGEVARLTKLAQHIYFNSPQQIIDNLAVIREVPGLKIGIRINPGYSNATLGGALYDPCAPFSRFGATREMLDSVPWDDVDILHTHSLCESDHEGSVGLIEHVARAFGDYVRRVKVVNFGGGHFINKPGYDISKLIAAIKAFKTEFNVDVVLEPGAGLVVDTGYLVGSVLGLHHNGKDIAILDASASTHMPDVLEVPYTPHVIGAAEPGRKPHGYILGGKTCMTGDIIGEYSFDAPLKVGDRIIFTDMMQYSFVKNNTFNGVPLPDLAVLNEDGTIHVLRSFGYDDFRHRLG, from the coding sequence GTGTCCGACCTTTCCAAATTGAACCTGCAGTCTTTCGACTGGGCGCAGTCCATCGCGACGCCGTCGTATGTGCTCGACGTGGCGGCGTTGAAGCGCAATCTGGCGCGGGCCGCAGAGGTCAAGCGCGAGGCGGGCTGCAAGATCCTGCTGGCGACAAAAGCGTTTGCGCTGCCGGCCGCCTTTCCGATCATGCGCGAGGTGCTGGATGGCACGACGGCAAGCGGCGAGTACGAGGCGCGCCTTGGTCACGACGAGTTCGGCAAGGAAGTGCACGTCTACTCTCCGGCCTACGCGCCGGGCGAGGTTGCGCGCCTGACGAAGCTCGCCCAGCACATCTATTTCAACTCGCCGCAGCAGATCATCGACAATCTCGCCGTGATCCGCGAGGTGCCTGGTCTCAAAATCGGCATCCGCATCAATCCGGGCTATTCGAACGCCACGCTTGGCGGTGCGCTTTACGACCCGTGTGCGCCCTTCTCGCGGTTCGGTGCGACGCGCGAGATGCTCGACAGCGTGCCGTGGGACGACGTTGACATCCTGCATACGCATTCGCTGTGCGAGTCGGACCACGAGGGATCGGTCGGGCTCATCGAGCACGTCGCGCGGGCGTTTGGCGACTATGTCCGGCGCGTCAAGGTCGTGAACTTTGGCGGCGGCCACTTCATCAACAAACCCGGCTACGACATTTCGAAGCTGATCGCCGCAATCAAGGCATTCAAAACAGAGTTCAATGTGGACGTTGTTCTGGAGCCTGGCGCCGGTCTCGTCGTCGATACGGGATACCTTGTCGGCTCCGTTCTGGGGCTACACCACAACGGCAAGGACATCGCTATTCTCGATGCCTCGGCCTCGACGCATATGCCGGATGTTCTAGAGGTGCCTTATACGCCACATGTTATCGGCGCGGCGGAACCCGGCCGAAAACCGCACGGTTATATCCTGGGCGGCAAGACATGCATGACCGGAGACATCATCGGCGAATACTCATTCGACGCGCCGTTGAAAGTGGGCGATCGCATCATCTTTACCGATATGATGCAATATTCCTTTGTGAAGAATAACACGTTCAACGGCGTGCCTCTGCCCGATCTCGCGGTTCTCAACGAGGACGGAACAATTCATGTCCTGCGGTCGTTTGGTTACGATGATTTCCGGCACCGATTAGGATAG
- a CDS encoding c-type cytochrome, protein MSMLRHIVVVLAVAAPFGAAWAADGAKALAPHLGKPMTSADVATWNQTIFPDGRGLPSGHGTAKEGRALYVEKCARCHGAHGEGATAEDLIGDPTPPTRDDPNKTIGAYWPFATTIFDFISRSMPPAAPGSLSADNTYAITAYLLAANKVIGESQEINAETLPKVEMPNRTGFIWIDVKKKK, encoded by the coding sequence ATGTCTATGCTTAGACATATCGTCGTCGTGCTCGCCGTCGCAGCACCGTTCGGTGCGGCGTGGGCCGCAGACGGCGCCAAAGCTCTGGCGCCGCATCTCGGCAAGCCAATGACAAGTGCCGACGTCGCGACCTGGAATCAAACAATTTTCCCAGACGGACGTGGACTTCCTTCGGGGCACGGGACGGCCAAGGAAGGTCGTGCGCTTTACGTCGAAAAGTGCGCGCGTTGTCATGGCGCGCACGGCGAAGGCGCGACCGCCGAGGATCTTATCGGCGATCCGACGCCACCGACGCGCGATGATCCAAACAAAACCATCGGCGCTTATTGGCCGTTCGCGACGACGATCTTCGATTTCATTTCGCGCAGCATGCCGCCAGCGGCGCCGGGCTCCCTCTCCGCTGACAACACGTATGCGATCACCGCTTATCTGCTGGCAGCAAACAAGGTCATCGGCGAAAGCCAAGAGATCAATGCGGAGACGCTTCCGAAAGTCGAAATGCCGAACCGAACGGGCTTCATCTGGATCGACGTCAAGAAAAAGAAATGA
- a CDS encoding quinoprotein dehydrogenase-associated SoxYZ-like carrier — MRKIASGLLGSAILIAAMGVSALAADDGSPTVNNPGAWTDIRKDAFGPREILDGAGKITLEAPKRAEDAATVPITIRMPAPFAANVKSLTLVIDQNPSPVVATFNYGDAAGTGERMLATRVRIDQYSDVRAIAETTDNKLYMTTVFVKASGGCSAPASKDPEEAAKEMGKMRVKTAAGKEDGSEVAQVMLKHPNTSGMAMDQITHAYPPARFIDKLSVTTGGKLIFSMEGGISISEDPNFRFTYKGNPSDQMDVKAEDSEGTQFSGHSTPSQS, encoded by the coding sequence ATGCGGAAAATTGCGAGCGGACTTTTGGGATCCGCGATTTTGATCGCCGCGATGGGCGTCAGCGCTCTCGCCGCCGATGATGGAAGCCCCACTGTTAACAACCCAGGCGCATGGACAGACATTCGCAAGGATGCGTTCGGCCCGCGCGAAATTCTGGATGGTGCAGGAAAAATTACGCTTGAGGCTCCCAAGCGCGCCGAGGATGCGGCAACCGTCCCCATCACGATACGCATGCCGGCGCCGTTCGCCGCCAACGTGAAGTCGCTGACCCTGGTCATCGATCAGAATCCGTCTCCGGTCGTCGCAACGTTCAACTATGGCGACGCGGCAGGAACAGGCGAGCGTATGCTCGCGACGCGTGTGCGCATCGACCAGTACTCGGACGTTCGCGCTATCGCGGAAACGACCGACAACAAACTCTATATGACGACCGTCTTCGTGAAGGCATCAGGCGGCTGCTCGGCACCCGCGAGCAAGGACCCCGAAGAGGCCGCCAAGGAGATGGGTAAGATGCGCGTCAAGACGGCGGCCGGCAAAGAGGACGGCAGCGAGGTCGCGCAGGTGATGCTCAAGCATCCCAATACGTCCGGCATGGCAATGGATCAGATCACGCATGCGTATCCGCCGGCGCGCTTTATCGACAAGCTGTCGGTGACGACAGGTGGCAAGCTGATCTTTTCGATGGAAGGCGGCATCTCTATCAGCGAAGACCCAAACTTCCGCTTCACTTATAAAGGCAACCCGTCCGACCAAATGGACGTCAAAGCCGAGGATTCGGAAGGCACGCAGTTCAGCGGTCATTCGACGCCCAGCCAGTCCTGA
- a CDS encoding class I SAM-dependent methyltransferase — MGVITLRGALKSLSKVKGAAAGKYTDLVLDGNAIARGEYKQHLGGGSEGWDARGRFQLELLRAGGLQTSSNLLDIGCGPLRAGVHFIRYLNAGHYYGFDYNLSFVEAARRLIAENGLEEKRPTVVALANFELKSIDRMFDHAIAFSVLNHCNEAQRSLFFANIGRCLAPAAKLFISHGNWLKEEDLAPARLVILRRFEAADLNLGQYGWPPEEQRSVCPIYELGRLPD; from the coding sequence ATGGGGGTAATTACGCTTCGCGGCGCCTTGAAAAGCCTGTCGAAGGTCAAGGGTGCTGCAGCCGGCAAGTATACGGACCTCGTGCTTGACGGGAACGCCATCGCACGGGGCGAATACAAACAGCATCTCGGCGGGGGAAGCGAAGGATGGGATGCGCGCGGGCGCTTCCAGCTTGAGCTACTTCGGGCGGGTGGCTTGCAGACGTCTTCCAATCTGCTCGACATCGGCTGTGGTCCGCTGCGCGCGGGCGTCCATTTCATTCGCTACCTCAATGCCGGACATTACTACGGCTTCGATTACAATCTGTCGTTCGTCGAGGCCGCCCGCCGCCTGATTGCCGAGAACGGGCTTGAAGAAAAGCGGCCGACGGTCGTCGCGCTGGCGAATTTCGAGCTGAAGAGCATCGACCGGATGTTCGACCACGCTATCGCGTTCTCGGTGCTCAATCATTGCAACGAAGCGCAGCGGAGCTTGTTCTTCGCCAATATCGGGCGTTGCCTGGCACCGGCCGCCAAACTTTTCATTTCGCATGGCAATTGGCTCAAGGAAGAGGATCTTGCTCCGGCTCGGCTTGTGATCCTGCGCCGCTTTGAGGCGGCCGACCTCAATCTTGGACAATACGGGTGGCCGCCGGAGGAGCAGCGTTCGGTCTGCCCCATCTACGAGCTTGGGCGGCTTCCGGATTAA
- the atzF gene encoding allophanate hydrolase → MTLSLDIGNLTALYEAKKITPEAVIDEIYARIQAKGVQPDWITLVDKEAAKDRARRITQGPLYGIPFAVKDNIDVAGLPTTCACPAFAYTPERSATVVQRLEAAGAILIGKTNLDQFATGLNGTRSPYGIPASVFDPAYISGGSSSGSAVVVAGGLVSFSLGTDTAGSGRVPAAFNNIVGLKPTKGLISTRGVVPACKSQDVVSIFALTVADAARVAETAIGFDKDDCFSRADAPPFTVESVGRPLKVGVPNSPLSFFEDSEYRRLYLHTIDRLAGLGVEITPFNYTPFRDTAAMLYDGPWVAERLFATEDLAEHDLNPVVADIVRGGKAKTALQTFESMYRLAELRRAADAEWKRMDVMVLPTAGTTYKIADMLADPIRLNSNLGAYTNFVNLLDLSALAVPAGFREDGIPFGVTLIGRAFADGKLATIGDAVHRALLDAKLGATDAALGDTMRVAVRPAKKKTVQVAVVGAHLSGQPLNSQLTERDAIFRETSRTAAGYRLYALPGTTPPKPGLVYEGTGPGAIEVEIWEMDDAAFGSFVALIPAPLGIGTLVLEDGRRVKGFLCESHATVGAEDITNFGGWRAWLNRTAVA, encoded by the coding sequence GTGACTTTATCGCTCGATATCGGCAATCTGACCGCGCTCTATGAAGCGAAGAAGATTACGCCAGAAGCCGTCATTGACGAGATTTACGCGCGCATTCAGGCCAAAGGTGTGCAGCCCGACTGGATCACGCTGGTCGATAAGGAAGCGGCAAAGGATCGAGCACGGCGTATCACCCAAGGACCGCTCTACGGCATCCCGTTCGCCGTCAAGGACAACATCGACGTCGCCGGACTTCCGACAACGTGCGCCTGCCCGGCCTTTGCGTACACACCGGAGCGATCGGCGACCGTCGTCCAGAGGCTCGAAGCCGCCGGTGCGATTTTGATCGGCAAGACCAATCTCGATCAGTTCGCGACGGGCCTCAACGGGACGCGCTCGCCCTATGGCATCCCGGCGAGCGTGTTCGACCCTGCGTATATTTCCGGAGGATCGAGTTCCGGCTCGGCGGTCGTCGTTGCAGGTGGCCTCGTGTCGTTCTCGCTCGGCACGGACACGGCCGGATCGGGACGTGTGCCGGCTGCCTTCAACAACATCGTCGGACTGAAGCCGACGAAAGGCCTGATCTCGACGCGTGGCGTCGTGCCTGCATGCAAAAGCCAGGACGTGGTTTCGATCTTCGCCCTGACTGTTGCGGACGCCGCGAGGGTTGCTGAGACCGCCATTGGGTTCGACAAGGACGATTGCTTCTCGCGCGCCGATGCGCCGCCGTTCACGGTCGAGAGTGTCGGGCGACCTTTGAAGGTCGGCGTACCGAATTCGCCGCTTTCGTTCTTCGAGGACAGCGAATACCGCCGGCTCTATCTCCATACGATCGACCGTCTCGCGGGCCTGGGCGTCGAAATCACGCCCTTCAACTACACGCCATTTCGCGACACGGCGGCGATGCTCTATGACGGACCGTGGGTCGCGGAACGTTTGTTCGCCACCGAAGATCTGGCCGAACACGACCTTAATCCGGTGGTCGCCGATATTGTTCGCGGCGGCAAAGCCAAGACCGCGCTGCAAACCTTCGAGAGCATGTATCGCCTCGCCGAGCTTCGTCGCGCTGCGGACGCCGAATGGAAGCGCATGGACGTCATGGTCCTGCCCACGGCCGGCACGACGTACAAGATCGCCGACATGCTTGCCGATCCGATCCGGCTCAATTCGAACCTCGGGGCCTATACGAACTTCGTCAATCTTCTTGATCTTTCGGCGCTCGCGGTTCCGGCCGGATTCCGCGAGGACGGCATTCCGTTCGGCGTGACCCTCATCGGCCGGGCGTTTGCCGACGGCAAGCTTGCGACGATCGGCGATGCCGTGCACCGAGCACTGCTCGATGCCAAGCTCGGCGCCACTGACGCAGCATTGGGCGATACGATGCGGGTCGCGGTTCGGCCGGCCAAGAAAAAGACGGTGCAGGTCGCCGTCGTCGGCGCTCATCTCAGCGGGCAGCCGCTCAACAGCCAGCTGACCGAGCGGGACGCCATCTTCCGCGAGACGTCGCGAACTGCTGCCGGTTATCGGCTCTATGCCTTGCCCGGAACGACGCCGCCCAAGCCGGGACTCGTTTACGAAGGCACCGGGCCGGGCGCGATCGAGGTCGAGATCTGGGAAATGGATGATGCCGCCTTCGGATCGTTTGTAGCGTTGATCCCGGCGCCGCTGGGCATCGGAACGCTGGTGCTCGAAGACGGGCGGCGCGTCAAAGGCTTCCTGTGCGAGAGCCACGCCACTGTCGGCGCCGAGGACATCACGAATTTCGGCGGCTGGCGCGCTTGGCTTAACCGGACGGCCGTCGCTTGA
- the soxC gene encoding sulfite dehydrogenase, which yields MAGKLTETDLKPVAGGGLLDRRLLLKGGIVLASAQAASSLSAAETKNAVPPDPADPPWLHHTGGPFTTYGLPSRYEKYVIRNIGGNRTPAGDGVSWTPLEDLAGIVTPSGLHFERHHDGVPDIDPALHRLVIHGLVGKPLEFTVEDLLRYPMQSRFLFIECGGNSNAGWHSEPIQRPVGAFHGLVSCSEWTGVPLSILLDEAGVDATESWVIAEGADAGLLNVSLPLSKLADDAMLGLYQNGERLRPENGYPLRLIVPGWEGITNVKWLRRLHVTDQPAMTRNETAKYTELLPSGKARMFTFVMDAKSLITSPSPGQKMYGPNIYEIRGLAWSGRGRIAKVEVSADGGKTWAEAHLQEPVMAHCFTRFRAPWAWDGKPAILKSRATDETGYVQPERDVLVKERGRDGYFHYNAIVSWAVDEDGEITHVYA from the coding sequence GTGGCCGGCAAGCTCACAGAAACTGATTTGAAGCCTGTTGCGGGCGGTGGTCTTCTAGATCGCCGCCTTTTGCTCAAAGGCGGCATCGTTCTGGCTTCGGCGCAAGCAGCAAGTTCACTGTCGGCCGCCGAGACGAAGAATGCAGTGCCGCCCGATCCCGCCGATCCGCCTTGGCTGCACCATACCGGCGGACCGTTCACAACGTATGGCCTGCCTTCGAGATACGAAAAGTATGTCATTCGCAATATCGGCGGCAATCGCACGCCCGCGGGCGATGGCGTTTCGTGGACGCCGCTGGAGGATCTCGCAGGCATCGTGACACCGAGCGGACTGCATTTCGAACGCCACCATGACGGCGTTCCAGATATCGACCCGGCGCTGCATCGGCTCGTCATTCATGGCCTTGTCGGTAAGCCGCTGGAATTCACGGTCGAGGATCTCCTGCGCTATCCGATGCAGTCGCGCTTTCTCTTCATCGAATGCGGCGGCAACAGCAACGCCGGTTGGCACTCGGAACCGATCCAACGCCCGGTAGGTGCATTCCACGGCCTCGTTTCATGCTCGGAATGGACCGGCGTGCCATTGTCGATCTTACTTGATGAAGCGGGCGTCGACGCGACCGAGTCGTGGGTGATAGCGGAAGGCGCGGACGCCGGATTGTTGAATGTCAGCCTGCCGCTGTCAAAACTTGCCGACGATGCCATGCTCGGCCTTTACCAAAACGGCGAGCGGCTGCGCCCAGAGAACGGTTATCCGCTGCGCCTGATCGTGCCGGGTTGGGAAGGCATTACGAACGTCAAATGGCTGCGGCGGTTGCACGTCACAGATCAACCGGCAATGACGCGCAATGAAACGGCGAAATACACGGAACTGCTGCCATCCGGCAAAGCGCGGATGTTCACGTTCGTCATGGACGCAAAGTCGCTCATCACGTCACCATCGCCGGGGCAGAAGATGTATGGCCCGAACATTTATGAAATTCGAGGGTTAGCCTGGAGCGGTCGCGGCAGAATAGCGAAAGTCGAGGTTTCCGCCGACGGCGGCAAGACGTGGGCTGAGGCGCATCTGCAAGAGCCGGTCATGGCGCATTGCTTCACGCGGTTTCGCGCTCCCTGGGCGTGGGACGGCAAGCCCGCGATCCTCAAGAGCCGCGCAACGGATGAGACAGGCTACGTTCAGCCTGAGCGCGATGTCCTGGTAAAGGAGCGCGGGCGAGACGGATATTTTCACTACAATGCGATCGTCAGCTGGGCTGTCGACGAGGATGGCGAGATTACGCATGTCTATGCTTAG
- a CDS encoding sulfotransferase, protein MVAWSNPLIARGLMYFGAMRFHTSGDARLQPLSFRVKKKDVAVFVGDGALEARLDRIDVHRPIDRIFVMGCGRSGTWLLTGLMSTFKDTCVVAKEVPVELFAQLTTTGRTLVLKRNNVSFERLSQIPARIKIAYAVRHPFDVLTSHNPTSTHVYHIDVARWLGEMSALRAALDDGRQNFCIVRYEDLATDAAGVQKKLADELGLEVGTPASELASVFKPSGKAESAMHGLRGIDTRSLNKYRNDPNRIAYLKSIRPQLGETLDWVATRFSYDTALP, encoded by the coding sequence ATGGTCGCGTGGAGCAATCCGCTCATCGCACGGGGGTTGATGTACTTTGGCGCAATGCGGTTCCATACATCGGGTGACGCACGCCTTCAGCCGCTGAGTTTTCGTGTGAAGAAGAAGGATGTGGCGGTATTCGTCGGAGACGGCGCTCTTGAAGCCCGCCTTGATCGGATCGACGTGCACCGCCCGATTGACCGCATCTTCGTCATGGGATGCGGCCGCTCCGGTACGTGGTTGTTGACGGGGCTCATGTCGACGTTCAAGGACACATGCGTCGTCGCCAAGGAAGTTCCGGTCGAGCTGTTCGCGCAGCTGACAACGACCGGGCGGACGCTCGTTCTGAAGCGCAACAACGTCTCGTTTGAACGCCTGTCGCAGATCCCTGCGCGCATCAAAATTGCCTACGCAGTCCGGCATCCCTTCGATGTTCTGACGAGCCACAATCCAACGAGCACGCACGTTTATCATATCGACGTCGCACGATGGCTCGGCGAAATGTCGGCGCTGCGGGCAGCACTCGACGATGGCAGACAAAACTTTTGCATCGTCCGTTACGAAGACTTGGCGACCGACGCCGCGGGTGTTCAGAAAAAGCTTGCCGATGAACTCGGACTTGAAGTCGGAACGCCAGCCAGCGAGCTTGCCTCAGTCTTCAAGCCATCCGGCAAGGCTGAATCTGCAATGCACGGATTGCGCGGCATCGATACCAGATCACTGAACAAATACAGAAACGATCCCAACCGTATCGCCTATCTGAAATCGATCAGGCCGCAACTCGGCGAAACGCTCGACTGGGTCGCTACCCGTTTCAGCTACGACACGGCGTTGCCGTGA
- a CDS encoding saccharopine dehydrogenase family protein, translating to MDNVLIIGAGAAGSVVAKKCAMNRDVFKKIHLASRRLESCKKVQAECKTPIEIYQLDADIVADTVKLLNEIKPDLVINMALPYQDLAIMDACLEAGVNYMDTANYEPREEAKFTYKYQWPYHEKFKEKGLMAVLGCGFDPGVTNVFCAYAQENLFDEIHTIDIIDCNAGSHGKAFATNFNPEINLREVTQRGKYWKDGEWIEIDPLSISTMIDYPEVGPVKSYLIYHEEEESLVENIKGLKQIRFWMTFSDNYIKHLEVLQNVGMTRIDPVDYKGTPVVPMEFLKSVLPAPSSLAENYTGKTSIGVVLKGEKKGKKKRYMIWNVCDHAETNKEVGSQAVSYTTGVPAVTGAIMMFKGIWKGQGVFNVEQLPPEPFLDELAEQGLPWHAKEIDKSDQKKLFAVET from the coding sequence TTGGACAACGTACTCATCATCGGGGCAGGCGCTGCGGGCTCGGTCGTCGCGAAGAAATGCGCGATGAACCGCGACGTCTTCAAGAAGATCCATCTCGCGTCTCGCCGTCTCGAAAGCTGCAAGAAGGTCCAGGCCGAGTGCAAGACGCCGATCGAGATCTATCAGCTCGACGCAGATATCGTCGCGGATACGGTCAAGCTCCTGAACGAGATCAAGCCCGACCTCGTCATCAACATGGCGCTGCCCTATCAGGATCTGGCGATCATGGATGCCTGCCTCGAAGCGGGCGTCAATTACATGGACACGGCCAACTACGAGCCGCGTGAGGAAGCCAAGTTCACGTACAAATACCAGTGGCCGTATCATGAAAAGTTCAAAGAGAAGGGCCTAATGGCCGTGCTCGGGTGTGGCTTCGATCCCGGCGTCACGAACGTTTTCTGCGCCTATGCGCAGGAGAACCTGTTCGACGAGATTCACACGATCGACATCATCGACTGCAACGCTGGCAGCCACGGCAAAGCCTTCGCGACGAACTTCAACCCTGAGATCAATCTCCGGGAAGTGACGCAGCGCGGCAAGTATTGGAAAGATGGCGAGTGGATTGAGATCGATCCGCTGTCGATCTCGACCATGATCGATTATCCGGAAGTCGGGCCTGTCAAATCCTACCTCATCTATCACGAGGAAGAAGAAAGCCTGGTCGAGAACATCAAGGGCCTCAAGCAAATCCGGTTCTGGATGACGTTCTCTGATAATTACATCAAGCACCTTGAAGTGCTCCAGAACGTCGGCATGACGCGCATCGATCCTGTCGACTACAAAGGCACGCCCGTCGTCCCGATGGAGTTTTTGAAGTCGGTGCTGCCGGCCCCTTCCTCGCTGGCCGAAAATTATACCGGCAAGACGTCGATCGGCGTCGTCCTCAAAGGCGAGAAGAAGGGCAAGAAGAAGCGCTACATGATCTGGAACGTCTGCGATCATGCCGAGACGAACAAAGAAGTCGGCTCGCAGGCCGTGTCCTACACGACGGGCGTTCCGGCCGTCACCGGCGCGATCATGATGTTCAAGGGCATCTGGAAGGGCCAGGGCGTGTTCAACGTCGAGCAGCTTCCGCCGGAGCCGTTTCTTGATGAGCTCGCCGAACAGGGCCTGCCCTGGCACGCCAAGGAAATCGACAAATCCGACCAGAAGAAGCTGTTCGCGGTCGAGACCTGA